A single window of Candidatus Rhabdochlamydia oedothoracis DNA harbors:
- a CDS encoding NAD(P)H-hydrate dehydratase, protein MELDGIKVVTAQEMKDIENRAFQKGCSELGFMQQAGISVAMQVEKFTQERKLPKEVLLFAGRGNNAGDGFAAGAILVAKGYSVIAYPIYPVERFSALCRNMYENFCSQGGKIEFSLEKIQERMSHAGLILDALVGTGMKKSADNELAAAIEIANRSKLPILAIDIPSGLNGTTGEVGLIAIHATKTIYLELAKTGFFLRDGWDHVGEIVRGGFGLPEDQVKASACLLNLSSLKLPLIQRSWHKYQKGYVVAIAGSEEMPGAAVLASYAALRSGAGIVRVFSPDKILVPYEMMHQTLDDKNFDALDQEIARAKAVLVGPGLGRVKKTDKIVQHLLKFNKPLVIDADALFSLATHSSWKLPPSCILTPHKQEMKRLLESDTTQEIDWLFLCQNYVDEKQVTLVLKGAPTFIFTCGHLPLIITQGDPALATAGSGDVLTGVIAALLCHRLTSRYAAALGCFIHAVAGKKAAEDLTSYSVIASDLVKYLPKALSLMKKADYLQKL, encoded by the coding sequence ATGGAATTAGACGGCATAAAAGTTGTTACCGCTCAAGAGATGAAGGATATAGAGAATAGAGCCTTTCAAAAGGGCTGTTCAGAATTAGGGTTTATGCAACAAGCAGGAATTTCTGTTGCAATGCAAGTAGAAAAATTTACCCAGGAAAGAAAACTACCTAAAGAAGTATTGCTTTTTGCAGGTAGAGGAAATAATGCAGGAGATGGTTTTGCTGCAGGTGCAATTCTAGTAGCAAAGGGATACTCTGTTATAGCTTACCCCATTTATCCGGTAGAGAGATTTAGTGCTTTGTGTCGGAATATGTATGAGAATTTTTGTTCTCAAGGAGGAAAAATAGAATTCTCTCTTGAAAAAATACAAGAGAGGATGAGTCATGCGGGCCTTATTCTAGATGCTCTTGTAGGAACTGGAATGAAAAAGAGTGCAGATAACGAGCTAGCCGCTGCTATTGAAATAGCTAATCGCTCAAAACTTCCTATTCTTGCCATTGATATTCCCTCAGGTTTAAATGGCACCACAGGTGAGGTTGGATTAATCGCTATTCATGCTACTAAAACCATCTATTTAGAATTAGCAAAAACAGGATTCTTTCTACGAGACGGGTGGGATCATGTAGGAGAAATTGTTCGAGGTGGTTTTGGTCTCCCAGAAGATCAAGTAAAAGCCTCTGCTTGTTTGCTTAATTTGTCTTCTCTTAAATTACCTCTTATTCAACGTTCTTGGCATAAATATCAAAAAGGGTATGTTGTAGCTATTGCAGGCTCTGAAGAGATGCCAGGAGCTGCTGTTTTAGCAAGCTATGCAGCTTTAAGATCAGGTGCGGGGATTGTGCGTGTATTTTCCCCAGATAAGATTTTAGTTCCTTATGAAATGATGCATCAGACTTTAGATGATAAGAATTTTGACGCGTTAGATCAAGAAATTGCTCGAGCTAAAGCTGTATTAGTAGGCCCAGGTCTTGGACGTGTAAAAAAAACGGATAAAATCGTTCAGCATCTACTTAAGTTCAATAAACCATTAGTCATCGACGCAGATGCTTTGTTTTCTTTAGCTACACACTCCTCTTGGAAATTGCCTCCTTCTTGTATTTTGACTCCTCATAAACAGGAAATGAAAAGATTGCTTGAATCAGATACAACACAAGAAATAGACTGGTTATTTTTATGTCAAAATTATGTAGATGAAAAACAAGTAACTCTTGTTTTAAAAGGGGCTCCTACTTTTATCTTTACTTGTGGTCATTTGCCCTTAATTATCACTCAAGGAGATCCAGCACTTGCAACAGCTGGAAGCGGAGATGTACTAACAGGAGTGATTGCAGCTCTTCTCTGTCATCGGTTAACCTCTCGTTATGCTGCTGCTTTAGGTTGTTTTATTCATGCAGTAGCAGGAAAAAAAGCAGCTGAGGATTTGACTTCATATAGTGTTATAGCATCAGATCTTGTAAAGTATTTGCCAAAGGCTCTTTCTTTAATGAAAAAAGCAGACTATTTACAAAAACTATAG
- a CDS encoding NAD(P)H-dependent glycerol-3-phosphate dehydrogenase, whose translation MKIGYLGAGTWGFCLAALLASKGHKVILWTAKPEFADLLSEKREHPKLLRCKASDNLSFTSDLSEAVEGAEYIVESVTSKGIRPVFEQVLERGKVHCPVIVTSKGIEQNTGLLLHEVVLEVLGEKMRDKIACLSGPSHAEEVIQKLPTSIVCAAYHVPLMHQVVDLFMTSYFRIYPNADINGVAFGGAMKNIIAIACGISDGLGFGDNTKSALMTRGLHEIRKLSVTKKCNPETLNGLSGLGDLCVTCLSKLSRNYMFGRLIADGLTRERAQEKINMVVEGAYTCISALQLAEKKNIPVPITAAICSILYEQLDPRDAVKSLLQRAIKEEHL comes from the coding sequence ATGAAAATTGGCTATTTAGGCGCAGGAACATGGGGTTTTTGTTTAGCAGCTTTACTTGCATCAAAAGGCCATAAAGTCATTTTATGGACGGCAAAACCAGAATTTGCCGATTTGCTATCAGAAAAAAGAGAACACCCTAAGTTACTTCGTTGTAAAGCAAGTGACAATCTTAGCTTTACCTCTGACTTATCGGAAGCGGTTGAAGGTGCTGAATATATTGTTGAATCGGTTACTTCAAAAGGAATACGCCCTGTTTTTGAACAGGTCCTAGAAAGGGGAAAAGTACATTGTCCTGTTATTGTTACTTCCAAAGGAATTGAGCAAAATACCGGTTTATTATTGCACGAAGTTGTATTAGAGGTTTTGGGGGAAAAGATGCGGGATAAGATTGCTTGTTTAAGTGGTCCAAGTCATGCAGAAGAAGTCATTCAAAAATTGCCTACTTCGATTGTGTGCGCAGCTTATCATGTTCCTTTGATGCACCAAGTTGTTGATTTATTTATGACTTCCTATTTTCGTATCTATCCCAATGCAGATATAAATGGAGTGGCTTTTGGTGGAGCTATGAAAAACATTATCGCTATTGCTTGCGGTATTTCAGATGGATTGGGATTTGGAGATAACACCAAATCTGCTCTAATGACACGAGGGTTGCATGAAATTCGAAAACTCTCTGTTACTAAAAAGTGTAATCCAGAAACTTTAAATGGTTTGTCTGGGTTAGGAGATCTCTGTGTTACCTGTTTATCCAAGCTTAGTCGTAATTATATGTTTGGAAGATTAATTGCAGACGGATTGACAAGGGAACGGGCTCAAGAAAAAATCAACATGGTAGTTGAAGGGGCTTATACATGTATTTCTGCATTACAATTAGCAGAGAAAAAAAATATCCCTGTCCCTATTACAGCCGCTATTTGTTCTATACTCTATGAACAATTAGATCCACGAGATGCGGTAAAATCTCTTTTGCAAAGAGCTATTAAGGAAGAGCATTTATAA
- a CDS encoding UTP--glucose-1-phosphate uridylyltransferase, whose product MLKQLLSQHFHSLDQAHLLHGLETLGSDQLKVFWQQAQRLDPSLLLEQRRLLDRDKTPILSTPLKTPGLLGSKNCKRLGRELIDRGKVGCIILAGGDGSRLNWRGPKGTFSICIQNQRKSLFQRFCERIKKKQSLGQCLQIAIMTSLSNHVETEIFLKKNHFFGLKSSQVQFFSQTNLPFLDEKGNWCLEAPGKIAEGPNGNGDVLDSFFTSKIADLWRDLQIEYVHVIPIDNPLADPLDPELTGYTVESGLSVALKVVKREFSQEKMGVVAQKKEGISIIEYSEISPERYKEFLFCNVNIFCFCLSDLQNLYCRVKLPLHLARKKTNLLLFNQTKQVSCFIWKCEKFLFDVLDYLPRSATLVYPRYLTYAPLKELDDLENVKKALIAYENQ is encoded by the coding sequence ATGCTAAAGCAGCTTTTATCTCAACATTTTCATTCCTTAGATCAGGCGCATCTCTTACATGGTTTAGAAACACTAGGCAGTGATCAGCTAAAGGTATTTTGGCAACAGGCACAACGTCTAGATCCTTCTCTTTTACTTGAACAAAGAAGATTGCTCGATAGGGATAAAACCCCCATTTTATCTACGCCTTTAAAAACTCCTGGCTTGTTAGGGTCAAAAAACTGTAAACGATTAGGTCGTGAGCTCATCGATCGAGGAAAAGTAGGCTGCATTATATTAGCTGGAGGAGATGGATCTCGCTTGAATTGGAGGGGCCCCAAAGGCACATTTTCCATTTGTATACAAAACCAGAGAAAAAGTTTATTTCAAAGGTTTTGTGAAAGAATAAAAAAAAAACAGTCGTTAGGGCAGTGTTTGCAAATTGCGATTATGACCTCTTTGTCTAACCACGTAGAAACGGAAATTTTTTTAAAAAAAAATCATTTCTTTGGATTGAAGAGTTCTCAGGTGCAATTTTTTTCACAAACAAACCTTCCCTTTTTGGATGAAAAAGGCAATTGGTGTTTAGAAGCTCCTGGTAAAATAGCAGAAGGTCCCAATGGTAATGGCGACGTATTGGATAGTTTTTTTACGAGCAAAATTGCGGATTTATGGCGAGATTTACAGATAGAATATGTTCATGTGATCCCCATAGATAACCCCTTAGCAGATCCTTTAGATCCAGAACTTACAGGTTATACAGTAGAATCTGGTTTAAGTGTAGCTTTGAAAGTGGTCAAAAGAGAATTTTCTCAAGAAAAAATGGGGGTTGTAGCACAAAAAAAAGAAGGCATTTCGATTATAGAATATTCAGAAATATCTCCAGAGAGATATAAAGAATTTCTTTTTTGCAATGTAAATATATTTTGCTTTTGTTTGTCTGATTTACAAAATCTTTATTGTCGTGTAAAATTACCTTTGCATCTAGCTAGAAAAAAAACGAACTTGCTTCTCTTCAATCAAACAAAACAGGTTTCTTGCTTTATTTGGAAATGTGAAAAATTCCTTTTTGATGTATTGGATTATTTACCTCGCAGCGCTACGCTTGTCTATCCACGATATCTTACCTATGCACCTTTAAAAGAATTAGACGATTTAGAAAATGTCAAGAAAGCCTTGATTGCTTATGAGAATCAATAG
- the waaF gene encoding lipopolysaccharide heptosyltransferase II, translated as MKSIKHIDPKSIIIRMPNWIGDFVMATPILSDVRSSFPKASITAMCRIGVCQLLETDPDINEIFCFSKASGFNRRDNHRDLMEKIRQGKYDLGILLTNSFSSSWWFYRGHVSYRIGYGGNFRSFLLTHPIHPPSQLKKQHLVKTYKMLLSVLGIPVSKTNPRLYLANQEIKAAQELVKQQGVQEGDILIGINPAATYGSAKCWFPERFVEVAHKLLQNEKIHLVFFGDLESVSLIKSICRTLPPRAINLAGLTSLRELASLISLCRAFLSNDSGPMHIADALGVPVVALFGSTNEIVTGPFSQGRVIHKHVTCSPCYKRTCPIDFRCMKAIEVEEVYQQVLQALFSQPS; from the coding sequence ATGAAATCAATTAAACACATAGATCCTAAGAGTATCATCATACGCATGCCTAATTGGATAGGGGATTTTGTCATGGCAACTCCTATTCTTTCCGATGTACGCAGCTCTTTTCCAAAAGCTTCCATTACAGCAATGTGTCGTATAGGCGTTTGTCAGTTATTAGAGACGGATCCCGATATTAATGAGATATTTTGTTTTAGTAAGGCTAGTGGATTTAATCGTAGAGATAATCACCGAGATCTTATGGAAAAAATACGGCAAGGGAAGTATGACTTAGGCATTTTATTGACCAATTCATTTTCTTCTTCCTGGTGGTTTTATCGAGGGCATGTGTCCTATCGGATAGGATACGGGGGTAATTTTAGAAGTTTTTTATTAACCCATCCTATTCATCCTCCCTCTCAATTAAAAAAGCAACATCTCGTCAAGACATATAAAATGTTATTGTCTGTATTGGGAATTCCTGTTTCAAAAACAAACCCTCGGTTGTATCTTGCTAATCAAGAAATAAAAGCAGCGCAAGAGCTAGTCAAGCAGCAAGGAGTGCAAGAGGGTGATATCTTAATCGGTATTAACCCAGCTGCTACGTATGGTTCGGCTAAATGTTGGTTCCCTGAGAGATTCGTGGAAGTGGCCCATAAGTTATTACAAAACGAAAAGATTCATCTTGTGTTTTTTGGAGATCTAGAGAGTGTCTCTCTTATTAAAAGCATTTGTCGGACTCTGCCACCAAGAGCTATAAACTTAGCAGGTTTAACCTCTTTAAGAGAGTTAGCCAGCCTAATTTCTCTATGTAGAGCTTTTCTTTCTAATGATAGTGGACCTATGCATATTGCTGATGCGTTAGGCGTACCTGTTGTTGCATTATTCGGCTCTACTAATGAAATAGTGACCGGTCCTTTTTCTCAGGGTAGAGTAATCCATAAACACGTCACATGTTCGCCTTGTTATAAGCGTACTTGTCCCATTGATTTTCGCTGTATGAAAGCCATTGAAGTAGAAGAGGTTTATCAACAAGTTTTACAAGCGTTGTTTAGCCAACCCTCTTAA
- a CDS encoding helix-turn-helix domain-containing protein codes for MRAGSSPRGGSKSKLSQDQKESLLKHLHEKTYLKVKGIIAYVHEQYGIKYSRSGMTDWLIQHGFVYKRPKKIPGKLDPEKQRIFIEP; via the coding sequence ATGAGAGCTGGAAGTAGCCCTCGAGGCGGTAGCAAATCAAAACTTTCACAAGACCAAAAAGAGTCTCTACTAAAACACCTACATGAAAAGACCTATCTTAAAGTCAAAGGGATCATAGCTTATGTGCATGAGCAATATGGGATAAAATATTCCCGAAGTGGCATGACAGATTGGCTCATACAGCACGGATTTGTTTATAAACGTCCTAAAAAGATTCCTGGGAAATTAGATCCTGAAAAACAACGAATTTTCATAGAACCTTAA
- a CDS encoding IS630 family transposase: MKKGVQKTLQTSGKQLRLHFAAALCLTGMKIFTEEYKTVDADAMLDFFKKLEKQTEARIIHVILDNARSNKNKKLEEFLMSSRIKVHYLPPYSPNLNPIERLWKILKEKTVYNRYYETSVTFFQAIRGFFLEEIPKITDILKCRINDKFQVVDLNPIKLAV, encoded by the coding sequence ATCAAAAAAGGCGTTCAAAAGACTTTGCAGACATCCGGGAAACAATTGCGATTGCATTTTGCTGCAGCTCTTTGCCTGACAGGAATGAAGATTTTTACAGAGGAATATAAGACAGTTGATGCCGATGCAATGCTCGATTTTTTCAAGAAGCTAGAAAAACAGACAGAGGCTCGAATTATTCATGTAATTTTGGATAATGCGAGATCAAACAAAAATAAGAAACTAGAAGAGTTTCTGATGTCTTCTAGGATTAAAGTGCACTATCTCCCTCCTTATTCGCCGAATTTGAATCCTATTGAACGCTTGTGGAAGATCTTAAAGGAAAAGACGGTATACAATCGATATTACGAAACGTCGGTGACTTTTTTTCAGGCAATTAGAGGATTCTTCTTAGAAGAGATACCGAAAATAACAGATATTTTGAAATGTAGGATAAACGACAAGTTTCAAGTCGTTGACTTAAATCCCATTAAGCTAGCCGTTTGA
- a CDS encoding CatB-related O-acetyltransferase, translating to MIGPDPNAIYPIKDYTKLVFLKNFVKATNIIVGEYTYFDDRRHGPEKFEEYNVLYNYDFSKVKLIIGKFCAIAAETKFIMTGDHKLDAISTYPFPIFQKGWENVFNIFDLPVKGDIVVGNDVWFGYDVLVKGGVKIGNGAIIATRAVVVKDVPPYAIVAGNPAKIVKMRFDDKTIERLLRISWWNWDIEKINRHLSLICNLDVDRLEAAGLEE from the coding sequence ATGATAGGCCCTGACCCAAACGCCATCTACCCCATTAAGGACTATACGAAGCTCGTCTTCCTAAAAAACTTCGTCAAGGCCACCAATATTATCGTAGGTGAATATACCTATTTCGATGACAGGCGCCATGGTCCAGAGAAATTTGAAGAATATAACGTCCTCTATAACTACGATTTCTCAAAAGTTAAACTCATCATCGGGAAATTCTGCGCCATTGCAGCAGAAACAAAATTCATCATGACGGGAGATCACAAGCTCGATGCGATCAGTACATATCCATTTCCCATCTTTCAGAAAGGGTGGGAAAACGTTTTCAATATATTTGATCTTCCTGTAAAAGGGGACATCGTTGTTGGGAACGATGTTTGGTTTGGATATGATGTGCTTGTCAAGGGGGGTGTAAAGATCGGAAATGGAGCGATTATCGCTACGCGCGCAGTCGTCGTCAAAGATGTTCCTCCCTATGCAATCGTAGCAGGCAACCCTGCAAAAATTGTCAAAATGCGCTTCGATGACAAGACCATCGAACGACTTCTACGCATCTCTTGGTGGAACTGGGATATTGAAAAAATTAATCGTCACCTTTCCTTGATCTGCAATCTTGATGTGGATCGATTAGAAGCGGCTGGCTTGGAGGAGTAG
- a CDS encoding helix-turn-helix domain-containing protein, with protein sequence MQLKENFLTRNQKDLLKARHRHERDKRLCDRIKSILLLDEGWTYPQLAHALLLDEDTIRRYYKTYLEGGKEALLNLNYAGSESYSLRYF encoded by the coding sequence ATGCAACTAAAAGAGAACTTTTTAACAAGAAACCAAAAAGACCTCCTCAAGGCTCGTCATCGCCATGAACGGGATAAAAGGCTATGCGATAGAATCAAATCTATTTTATTGTTAGATGAAGGGTGGACATACCCACAATTAGCACATGCTTTACTCCTAGATGAGGATACGATAAGGCGTTACTATAAAACTTATTTAGAAGGTGGCAAAGAAGCATTGCTGAATTTGAACTATGCAGGATCGGAATCATATTCTCTGAGGTATTTCTGA
- a CDS encoding helix-turn-helix domain-containing protein, which yields MKKLTPSQIADLEHKLKHPKDYSERNRLCVILGYDEGISTKNLAKALRISPITVQKYLREYDSDPA from the coding sequence ATGAAAAAACTGACCCCTAGCCAGATAGCTGACTTAGAACACAAGTTAAAGCATCCAAAAGACTACTCTGAACGGAATAGGCTTTGTGTAATTTTGGGCTATGATGAGGGTATCTCAACAAAAAATCTTGCTAAAGCACTCCGGATAAGCCCTATCACTGTTCAGAAATACCTCAGAGAATATGATTCCGATCCTGCATAG
- a CDS encoding IS110 family transposase, producing MKHYIGLDVSMKRTFICVLNEQGKIVHEGSEKTDPDLLADDFSKRDFQEIVVGFESGCLSHYLVTGFRKRAIDPLCMDARKLSTILALKINKTDKNDARGIAEALRSGMYTRVHCKPQDSVEKSILLVSRRALIKQQTQLKNTVRGLLKSYGIRLGSVGSKRFSSVVVKQIEKQEKSIVLSITSLLNTFDKVVEEVEKLDKEMLKLVSQDKEVQRLMTIPGVGPVTALTYKTEIFDPTRFNDSKSVGAYLGMTPKQYASGEVQRQGRISKCGSSELRSLLVEAGIVMLTRSKKWSKLKAWGLKIMRKKGMKKAALAVGRKLSVIMHKMLIEQKEFIYGEPKAA from the coding sequence ATGAAGCATTATATTGGATTAGATGTATCAATGAAAAGAACTTTTATCTGTGTATTAAATGAACAAGGTAAGATTGTCCATGAAGGTTCAGAAAAAACAGATCCTGATTTACTAGCAGATGATTTTTCCAAAAGAGATTTTCAAGAAATCGTTGTTGGCTTTGAAAGTGGATGTTTATCTCATTACCTAGTCACAGGATTTAGAAAAAGAGCTATAGATCCCCTATGTATGGATGCAAGGAAGCTGAGTACGATTCTTGCTTTGAAAATAAATAAGACAGACAAAAATGATGCACGAGGAATCGCAGAAGCTCTTCGATCAGGTATGTATACACGAGTACACTGTAAGCCCCAAGATTCAGTAGAAAAAAGCATTTTGTTAGTTTCCAGAAGAGCGCTAATTAAACAGCAAACGCAGTTAAAAAATACTGTAAGGGGCTTGCTTAAAAGTTACGGAATACGATTGGGATCTGTGGGATCCAAAAGATTTTCGTCTGTGGTTGTAAAGCAGATAGAAAAACAGGAAAAAAGTATTGTTCTGAGCATAACCTCTCTATTAAATACCTTTGATAAGGTAGTTGAGGAAGTAGAAAAACTGGATAAAGAAATGCTTAAGCTGGTCAGTCAAGATAAAGAAGTACAACGGCTTATGACAATCCCTGGCGTAGGACCTGTAACAGCATTAACCTATAAAACAGAAATTTTTGATCCCACTCGTTTTAACGATTCTAAATCAGTAGGAGCCTATCTTGGTATGACGCCTAAACAGTATGCCTCCGGAGAGGTGCAAAGACAGGGAAGAATTTCAAAATGTGGATCCAGTGAACTTAGATCTCTATTAGTTGAAGCCGGAATAGTAATGCTGACACGAAGTAAGAAATGGAGCAAGCTAAAAGCTTGGGGATTAAAAATCATGAGAAAAAAAGGAATGAAGAAAGCCGCCTTAGCAGTAGGTAGAAAGTTATCCGTAATTATGCATAAGATGCTGATTGAACAAAAAGAATTTATTTACGGTGAGCCAAAGGCAGCTTAA
- a CDS encoding response regulator transcription factor: MSHKKRILLIEDEEDIAALIKLQAEASGYKMHVEVDGINGYRAIEREKPDLVILDIMLPGQNGFDVCRKMKANPDLRGIPVIILTAKSEELDMILGLELGADDYVPKPFSPKVLFSRIKAVLRRAKEPEKAPKIITFGEFSLEVDRYLLRKGDKVITITLSEFGILRRLLTNRGKVLTRNQLLDDIHNDDAFIVDRNIDVHIASLRKKLGPNFDWIETVRGVGYRFRE, from the coding sequence ATGAGTCATAAAAAAAGAATCTTGCTAATCGAAGACGAAGAAGATATTGCAGCGCTAATCAAATTACAAGCAGAAGCATCTGGATACAAGATGCATGTTGAAGTAGATGGCATAAATGGTTATCGCGCTATTGAAAGAGAAAAACCAGATTTGGTCATTCTCGATATTATGTTACCCGGACAAAACGGTTTTGACGTATGCCGTAAAATGAAAGCAAACCCCGATCTACGTGGCATTCCCGTCATCATTCTAACAGCTAAATCAGAAGAGTTAGACATGATTTTAGGTTTAGAACTAGGCGCTGATGATTATGTACCTAAACCCTTTTCTCCTAAAGTGCTCTTCTCTCGCATTAAAGCTGTTTTACGCCGTGCTAAAGAACCTGAAAAGGCGCCAAAAATCATTACCTTTGGCGAATTTTCCTTAGAAGTAGATCGTTATTTGCTCCGCAAAGGAGATAAAGTAATTACCATTACCTTATCTGAATTCGGCATTCTACGCCGCCTTCTAACAAACCGCGGCAAAGTTTTAACACGCAATCAATTACTGGATGATATCCATAATGACGATGCTTTTATCGTCGATCGGAACATAGATGTACACATCGCATCCTTACGCAAAAAACTAGGTCCTAACTTTGATTGGATTGAAACAGTGCGCGGTGTAGGATATCGTTTCCGAGAATAA
- the murI gene encoding glutamate racemase, with protein MTQSDISQKKIGIFDSGLGGLNVMQAISTCLPHENITYFGDTAHLPYGNKSIELITTYVLESIDFLLSQDIKLLIIACHTACAACLEIIRSIINVPIIAIIEQAIEEIMETKPNESIVVLGTRATIASGTYQKQLYTKLPDVSLSCIACPLFVPLIEEGYFDHPIIQLAVTEYLSPLTEESIDAILLGCTHYPLIQSLIRQCMGNKIPLLDPASRCAQTTRQFLSKLDLLNQQTDPAKYQFFVSQDPERFSTLSKRFFHHPIEKTSPLIMTQVHKKREKNLISLLELKNKLNLSIAKRGHR; from the coding sequence ATGACACAGAGTGATATCAGTCAAAAAAAAATAGGCATTTTTGACTCTGGATTAGGAGGTCTTAACGTAATGCAAGCAATTTCTACTTGCTTGCCACACGAAAATATCACATATTTCGGAGATACCGCACATCTTCCCTATGGGAATAAAAGCATTGAGTTAATTACTACTTACGTCTTAGAAAGCATAGATTTTTTACTATCTCAAGATATCAAATTATTAATCATTGCTTGTCATACAGCTTGTGCTGCTTGCTTAGAGATTATTCGTAGTATTATCAATGTACCCATTATAGCCATAATAGAGCAGGCCATAGAAGAAATTATGGAGACTAAACCTAATGAATCTATTGTTGTTTTAGGAACACGAGCTACAATTGCATCTGGAACTTATCAAAAACAATTATACACCAAATTGCCTGATGTTTCCCTATCTTGTATTGCATGCCCTCTGTTTGTTCCCTTAATCGAAGAAGGATATTTTGATCATCCAATCATTCAATTAGCAGTGACGGAGTATCTATCCCCCCTTACAGAAGAATCGATTGATGCGATATTGCTTGGATGCACGCATTATCCTCTCATTCAGTCTCTCATTCGACAGTGTATGGGGAATAAAATTCCCTTATTAGATCCAGCAAGCAGATGCGCCCAAACAACAAGACAGTTCTTATCTAAACTAGATTTATTAAACCAGCAAACAGATCCTGCCAAATACCAATTTTTTGTATCGCAAGATCCAGAGAGATTTTCCACACTAAGCAAACGATTTTTCCACCATCCCATCGAAAAAACATCGCCCCTCATCATGACACAAGTACACAAAAAGCGTGAAAAAAATTTAATTTCTCTGCTTGAATTAAAAAACAAACTTAATTTATCCATTGCTAAACGAGGTCATAGATGA
- a CDS encoding LysM peptidoglycan-binding domain-containing protein — protein sequence MSTLFLTCMLITTFCYGKTREYIPSSYELQLEIADLKHQIRTFEVDMQLMEEKIDAQKTPVFIECKELQSRMQMQENTIDKLSSEIKNLKKDIEQLLEHLNKMNTQLIAHEKGLQNVSELKNTIADLLKKIHPSTTKTRVKSYKVRAGDSLEKIARLHHVSVEELKANNKLIKDTIFPGQELKIPHDTE from the coding sequence ATGAGTACCCTTTTTCTTACATGCATGCTCATAACCACTTTTTGCTATGGGAAAACACGCGAATATATTCCCTCTTCTTACGAGCTGCAATTAGAAATAGCAGATTTAAAGCATCAAATCCGTACATTTGAAGTCGATATGCAATTAATGGAAGAAAAAATAGATGCACAAAAAACTCCTGTATTCATTGAATGCAAAGAACTTCAATCACGTATGCAAATGCAAGAAAATACAATAGATAAACTCTCTTCTGAGATAAAAAACCTGAAAAAAGATATAGAGCAACTCTTAGAACATCTAAACAAAATGAACACACAATTAATCGCTCATGAAAAGGGCTTGCAAAATGTCTCTGAGCTAAAAAACACAATAGCAGACCTACTTAAAAAAATACATCCCTCTACAACAAAAACAAGAGTAAAATCTTATAAGGTTCGAGCAGGAGATTCTTTAGAAAAAATCGCTAGGCTTCATCATGTATCGGTTGAAGAGCTTAAAGCAAATAATAAACTGATTAAAGATACCATATTCCCCGGACAGGAGCTAAAAATTCCCCATGACACAGAGTGA
- a CDS encoding OmpA family protein: MNKKTIIGILSCTCFLTGCMGNRFSVWKDSLTSSNYKKANDLWDYANDPYDHLLGPMEEEFIALNEEDLQQQFSEAAIPPPKNDPGGGRLPGIEGFSCPKGFEAEIFRTLYFHTDKDTIEGKNYYQIIDQISQYLKKNPQLFIFVEGHCDERGPEQYNLSLGARRANYIRSMLVQKGVHPERVHTVSYGKEKPAIRECSRGAWAKNRRAEFKIYNPS; the protein is encoded by the coding sequence ATGAATAAAAAAACCATTATAGGAATTTTGAGCTGCACCTGTTTTTTAACAGGGTGTATGGGAAATAGATTCTCTGTCTGGAAAGACAGCTTGACATCTAGTAATTATAAAAAGGCAAATGATTTATGGGATTATGCAAATGACCCTTATGACCATCTTCTAGGTCCTATGGAAGAAGAGTTTATTGCATTAAATGAAGAAGACCTGCAGCAACAGTTTAGCGAAGCAGCTATTCCCCCTCCTAAAAACGACCCTGGAGGAGGAAGGCTGCCTGGAATTGAAGGATTTAGCTGTCCTAAAGGATTTGAAGCAGAGATTTTTAGAACCCTTTATTTCCATACAGATAAAGATACAATTGAGGGGAAAAACTACTACCAAATCATCGATCAAATTTCACAATACCTCAAGAAAAATCCCCAGTTGTTTATTTTTGTTGAAGGACACTGCGATGAAAGAGGGCCAGAGCAATACAACCTCTCTCTTGGAGCTAGACGAGCTAACTATATCCGTTCTATGCTTGTCCAAAAAGGAGTCCATCCAGAAAGAGTCCACACCGTTTCCTATGGAAAAGAAAAACCCGCTATTCGAGAATGCAGCAGAGGGGCTTGGGCCAAAAATAGACGTGCAGAATTCAAAATTTACAATCCCTCTTAA